Proteins co-encoded in one Paracrocinitomix mangrovi genomic window:
- the fusA gene encoding elongation factor G — protein MAKRDLTYTRNIGIMAHVDAGKTTTTERILYYTGISHKIGEVHDGAATMDWMEQEQERGITITSAATTCFWKYPTDKGEQTANSKEYRINIIDTPGHVDFTVEVERSLRVLDGAVALICAASGVEPQSETVWRQANKYGVPRLIFVNKMDRAGADFFRAYKEVKDRLNGNPVPLQIPIGAEDDFKGVVDLIKMKAIDWNEEDMGMTYREYDIPEDLIDEANEWREKLVESVAESDEALMEKFFEDPDSITTEEMMAAIRTSTLNMEIQPMLCGSAFKNKGVQTMLDAVMAYMPSPYDIGAVEGHDIDDEEKTIKREPSPDEPTAALAFKIATDPFVGRLCFFRMYSGKIDAGSYVFVPRTGKKERISRIFQMHSNKQNPIDFIEAGDIGAGVGFKDIRTGDTLCDEKNQIVLESMTFPDPVIGIAIEPKTQADLDKLGVGLSKLAEEDPTFQVNTDEDSGQTVIRGMGELHLEVLIDRLKREFKVEVNEGAPQVAYKEKINIPVDHREVYKKQSGGRGKFADIVVKIMPQDDEEKTGLEFINSIKGGNIPKEYIPSVEKGFRESMKNGVLAGYPVDSLKVELLDGSYHDVDSDSLSFEVCAKMAYKSAMKQAQPELLEPVMKVEVVTPEENMGDIVADLNRRRGQMAGMDDRAGAKVIKADVPLSEMFGYVTTLRTLSSGRATSTMEFSHYSGVPRNIADEVIKKAQGKVEA, from the coding sequence ATGGCAAAAAGAGATTTAACATATACTAGAAATATCGGAATTATGGCTCACGTTGATGCCGGTAAAACGACAACGACTGAGCGTATTCTTTATTATACAGGTATCTCTCACAAAATTGGAGAGGTGCATGATGGTGCTGCTACTATGGACTGGATGGAGCAAGAGCAAGAAAGAGGTATTACAATTACTTCTGCTGCTACAACTTGTTTCTGGAAATATCCAACTGATAAAGGTGAGCAAACTGCAAATTCAAAAGAATACAGAATTAACATCATTGATACTCCGGGCCACGTTGACTTTACTGTTGAGGTAGAGCGATCATTGCGTGTGTTGGATGGTGCTGTTGCATTAATTTGTGCAGCTTCTGGTGTTGAGCCACAATCTGAAACTGTGTGGAGACAAGCAAATAAGTATGGTGTTCCAAGATTGATCTTCGTGAACAAAATGGACCGTGCTGGTGCTGACTTTTTTAGAGCTTATAAAGAAGTTAAAGATAGATTAAACGGTAACCCTGTTCCTCTTCAAATTCCAATTGGAGCTGAAGATGATTTTAAAGGTGTTGTTGATTTGATCAAAATGAAAGCGATCGACTGGAATGAGGAAGATATGGGTATGACTTACCGTGAGTATGATATTCCAGAAGATTTGATTGATGAGGCTAATGAGTGGAGAGAGAAATTAGTAGAATCAGTTGCTGAGTCTGATGAGGCTTTGATGGAGAAATTCTTCGAAGATCCAGATTCAATTACAACTGAAGAGATGATGGCGGCTATTAGAACTTCTACTTTGAACATGGAGATTCAACCAATGTTGTGCGGATCTGCATTTAAAAACAAAGGAGTTCAAACAATGTTGGATGCTGTGATGGCTTATATGCCTTCGCCATACGATATTGGAGCTGTTGAAGGGCATGATATTGATGATGAAGAGAAGACTATCAAGAGAGAACCTTCTCCAGATGAGCCTACTGCAGCATTAGCATTTAAAATTGCTACTGATCCATTCGTAGGAAGACTTTGTTTCTTCAGAATGTACTCTGGTAAAATTGATGCTGGTTCTTACGTTTTTGTTCCAAGAACAGGTAAGAAAGAAAGAATTTCAAGAATCTTCCAAATGCACTCTAATAAACAAAACCCAATCGATTTTATTGAAGCTGGAGATATAGGTGCAGGTGTTGGATTTAAAGATATTAGAACAGGGGATACACTTTGTGATGAAAAGAACCAAATCGTTCTTGAGTCAATGACTTTCCCTGATCCGGTAATTGGTATTGCAATTGAGCCTAAGACGCAAGCTGACTTAGATAAGTTAGGAGTTGGTCTTTCTAAATTGGCTGAAGAGGATCCAACTTTCCAGGTGAATACAGATGAAGACTCAGGTCAAACTGTAATCCGTGGAATGGGTGAGCTTCACTTAGAGGTTTTGATCGATAGATTGAAAAGAGAATTTAAAGTAGAAGTAAACGAAGGTGCTCCTCAAGTTGCTTACAAAGAAAAAATTAACATTCCTGTTGATCACAGAGAGGTTTATAAAAAGCAATCAGGTGGTCGTGGTAAATTCGCTGACATTGTTGTTAAAATTATGCCTCAAGATGATGAGGAGAAAACAGGTCTTGAGTTTATCAACAGTATCAAAGGTGGTAACATTCCAAAAGAATACATTCCATCTGTTGAAAAAGGTTTCAGAGAGTCAATGAAAAATGGTGTATTAGCTGGTTATCCGGTTGATTCATTAAAAGTTGAATTACTGGATGGTTCTTACCATGATGTGGATTCTGATTCATTGTCTTTCGAAGTGTGTGCTAAAATGGCATACAAGTCTGCAATGAAACAAGCGCAGCCTGAATTATTAGAGCCTGTTATGAAAGTTGAAGTGGTAACTCCAGAAGAAAATATGGGTGATATCGTGGCTGACTTGAACAGAAGAAGAGGTCAAATGGCTGGTATGGATGACAGAGCTGGAGCTAAAGTTATTAAAGCTGATGTTCCTCTTTCAGAAATGTTTGGATATGTGACAACTTTAAGAACGTTGTCATCAGGTAGAGCAACTTCTACAATGGAATTCTCACACTATTCAGGAGTTCCAAGAAATATCGCTGACGAGGTGATTAAGAAGGCGCAAGGTAAAGTTGAAGCATAA
- the rpsJ gene encoding 30S ribosomal protein S10: protein MNQKIRIKLKSYDHNLVDKSAEKIVKAVKATGAVVSGPIPLPTHKRIYTVLKSPHVNKKAREQFQLCAYKRLIDIYSSSSKTVDALMKLELPSGVNVEIKV, encoded by the coding sequence ATGAATCAAAAGATCAGAATAAAATTGAAATCATACGATCACAACTTGGTTGACAAATCAGCTGAGAAAATCGTAAAGGCGGTAAAAGCTACAGGTGCTGTTGTAAGTGGACCAATTCCTCTACCAACTCACAAAAGAATTTACACTGTGTTGAAATCGCCACACGTAAACAAAAAAGCTAGAGAGCAATTCCAATTGTGCGCTTACAAAAGATTGATTGACATTTATAGTTCATCATCTAAAACAGTAGACGCTTTGATGAAATTGGAATTACCTAGTGGAGTTAATGTAGAAATCAAAGTTTAA